From the Leptospira sp. WS60.C2 genome, one window contains:
- a CDS encoding TonB family protein, which produces MAPLSFDFRLPEKEEGEKRLFFAFTFVILLSSFFLAHLITRNMLWKMWAEEQAQETLGPKEEEKIYEVLVEQQFINPDKKDEYKALSNKDSSGGGGITEKQGFHTLTQFREFIMGSAASTPSKAQPKSEQTKDDELFEVGIFKADPKTNSNAQESPNQSASSGQMTKIPFNYRFQQDFLFRWDGAKALTIPTKQLAGYYYFKNMLKRIEESFAPPGGGNYAYRDMAGIVAREGIKEGETKVLFMLSEQGQVLDVRLVSSQGQVVVDQACLDSIRGQNFGPVPEEVKAKGLIFGINFIFPGMRYYR; this is translated from the coding sequence ATGGCCCCACTCTCTTTTGATTTCCGATTACCCGAAAAAGAAGAAGGGGAGAAACGTCTCTTCTTTGCCTTTACCTTTGTGATCTTACTCTCTTCCTTTTTTTTGGCTCACCTCATCACCCGGAATATGTTGTGGAAGATGTGGGCAGAAGAACAAGCCCAAGAAACCTTGGGACCAAAAGAAGAAGAGAAAATTTACGAAGTCCTAGTAGAACAACAGTTTATCAATCCAGATAAAAAAGATGAATACAAAGCACTTTCCAACAAAGATTCGTCAGGTGGTGGTGGGATTACCGAAAAACAAGGATTTCATACACTCACTCAATTTCGAGAATTTATAATGGGTAGTGCGGCATCCACACCAAGTAAGGCACAACCAAAATCAGAACAAACCAAAGATGACGAGCTCTTTGAAGTTGGTATTTTTAAGGCAGATCCTAAAACCAATTCCAATGCACAAGAAAGCCCGAACCAATCCGCAAGTTCTGGGCAAATGACAAAAATTCCATTCAACTATCGTTTCCAACAAGATTTTTTGTTTCGATGGGATGGAGCCAAAGCTCTCACGATTCCCACCAAACAACTTGCAGGTTATTATTACTTTAAAAACATGTTAAAACGAATTGAGGAATCTTTTGCTCCTCCTGGAGGAGGAAATTATGCCTATCGAGATATGGCAGGCATTGTTGCCCGGGAAGGAATCAAAGAAGGGGAAACCAAAGTCTTGTTTATGTTAAGCGAACAGGGGCAGGTTTTGGATGTAAGACTTGTTTCGTCTCAAGGGCAAGTAGTAGTGGACCAAGCTTGTCTTGATTCCATTCGCGGTCAAAACTTTGGTCCAGTTCCGGAAGAAGTCAAAGCCAAAGGTTTGATCTTTGGCATTAACTTCATTTTTCCTGGAATGCGGTATTACCGCTAA
- a CDS encoding serine hydrolase domain-containing protein, with the protein MKHILFFTFVLFTVQCGKDLSPFGGEPNVTPLPKRIKPEWPSPDWKVVTPESVGVSSAKLKLVEEYAFTRTGDEADRKGRRTDGLVILRNGKLIYEKYARNFKEDKVHLTWSVTKSILQAMYGVAVKQGLIKLDDPGYYHYEPLSRDEAHKKITIRHLLNMSSGLAAEEGYESGPLKSSVIAMLYTRGRKDMGSFCANLPLRSEPGTHVYYSSCDTNILSAILKKVYGAEEYDKLPFEQIFKPLGITNVTFERDGSGTYVGSSYLYMTARDLAKIGYLYLNDGVWNGERLLPEGWVTLARTPAPGYKTTPYSDDLAQDNYTAHWYANTGVPNRGIHEPWPDAPADTFAALGHWGQMLYVIPSLDLIVVRFGDDREKAFIKNDFLKLVKESVIR; encoded by the coding sequence ATGAAACACATTCTCTTCTTTACCTTTGTTCTCTTTACAGTTCAATGTGGGAAGGATCTCTCACCATTCGGTGGAGAACCAAATGTCACTCCATTGCCAAAACGCATAAAACCAGAGTGGCCAAGTCCTGATTGGAAAGTAGTGACACCTGAATCAGTGGGTGTTTCTTCCGCCAAACTCAAATTAGTAGAAGAGTATGCATTTACACGTACAGGAGATGAAGCAGATCGCAAAGGAAGACGAACCGATGGTCTTGTCATTCTTCGTAATGGGAAACTGATTTATGAAAAATACGCACGTAACTTTAAAGAAGACAAAGTGCACTTAACATGGTCAGTGACAAAAAGTATTTTACAAGCGATGTATGGTGTGGCAGTCAAACAAGGACTGATCAAATTAGATGACCCAGGTTATTACCATTACGAACCTCTCAGCCGAGATGAGGCACATAAAAAAATCACCATTCGCCATCTATTAAATATGTCCTCTGGTCTAGCTGCAGAAGAAGGGTATGAAAGTGGACCTTTAAAATCGTCTGTGATCGCCATGTTGTATACAAGAGGACGAAAGGATATGGGAAGTTTTTGTGCAAACCTCCCTCTTCGTTCCGAACCTGGAACACACGTATATTACTCCAGTTGTGATACCAATATACTCTCAGCGATCTTAAAAAAAGTATATGGTGCCGAAGAGTATGACAAACTTCCTTTCGAACAAATCTTCAAACCACTTGGAATTACCAATGTTACATTTGAACGTGATGGATCAGGAACGTATGTTGGCTCTTCTTATCTTTATATGACAGCAAGAGACTTAGCGAAGATTGGATATTTGTATTTAAACGATGGTGTATGGAATGGGGAACGTTTGTTACCGGAAGGATGGGTGACACTTGCAAGAACACCAGCCCCAGGTTACAAAACCACTCCGTATTCAGATGACTTAGCACAGGACAATTATACAGCCCATTGGTATGCAAACACTGGAGTTCCCAATCGTGGCATCCACGAACCTTGGCCAGATGCACCGGCAGATACATTTGCGGCACTTGGTCACTGGGGACAGATGTTGTATGTCATCCCAAGCTTAGATTTGATTGTGGTTCGATTTGGTGATGATCGTGAAAAAGCTTTCATCAAAAATGATTTTTTAAAATTGGTTAAGGAATCGGTGATTCGGTAA
- a CDS encoding SufE family protein, which translates to MKRNIEEIQKEIISEFSELTDWEEKFQYLIELGEELPKFPDEKRTEEYLVPGCQSRVWVAPKLIEGRLEFDADSDTALTKGLIAILIRVFSGQSPEDIANASLSFIEEVGLAKFLSISRRNGLFSMVQKLKGYAEKA; encoded by the coding sequence ATGAAACGAAACATTGAAGAAATCCAAAAAGAAATTATCTCTGAGTTTTCTGAACTCACTGATTGGGAAGAAAAGTTTCAATACCTAATTGAGTTAGGTGAAGAATTACCAAAATTTCCCGATGAAAAACGAACAGAAGAATACTTAGTCCCGGGTTGCCAATCTCGTGTCTGGGTCGCACCCAAACTTATAGAAGGAAGATTGGAATTTGATGCGGACAGTGATACAGCACTTACAAAAGGATTGATCGCCATACTCATACGAGTTTTTTCAGGACAAAGTCCAGAAGATATAGCAAATGCATCCTTAAGTTTCATTGAAGAAGTGGGACTTGCAAAGTTTTTATCTATCTCCAGAAGAAATGGTCTTTTTTCTATGGTGCAAAAATTAAAAGGATACGCAGAAAAAGCCTAA
- a CDS encoding tol-pal system YbgF family protein, translating to MTLSHSLFCLLFVPAVLWSESSGFSTLYAEFKKGNYSLVSKQSLQYLNGREPEKDPRIFFLYVSTEENWSNLKSKVSKEESPNFRSSPHYWNAIYLFMERALVFGESDLLVEWGKDFQKNGKQSPKYNDALLLYGFGLLDLKNDSEAKKIFSEIEANSPSKHILSQLEELKSVGR from the coding sequence TTGACTTTATCCCATTCTCTTTTTTGTCTTTTGTTTGTTCCTGCGGTTTTATGGAGTGAATCTTCTGGATTTTCCACTCTTTATGCAGAATTCAAAAAAGGAAATTATTCTCTCGTTTCTAAACAATCGCTCCAATATCTGAATGGACGAGAGCCAGAAAAAGATCCAAGGATCTTTTTTCTGTATGTTTCAACTGAAGAAAACTGGTCAAACCTCAAATCGAAAGTTAGTAAGGAAGAATCACCTAACTTTCGATCATCGCCTCATTATTGGAATGCCATTTATTTATTTATGGAACGTGCCCTTGTGTTTGGGGAATCAGATCTTCTCGTCGAATGGGGAAAAGATTTCCAAAAAAATGGAAAACAGAGTCCTAAATACAATGATGCACTGTTGTTATACGGATTTGGATTGTTGGATTTAAAAAACGATTCGGAAGCTAAAAAGATTTTTTCTGAAATCGAAGCCAATTCACCTTCCAAACACATCCTCTCTCAATTAGAAGAACTCAAATCCGTTGGTAGATAA
- a CDS encoding RsmD family RNA methyltransferase → MKGLRVTQGKWKGKEIPSPPDVSGHLNFTNSLVKKAIFSLLDSRLLSWGLRFDSVLFCDYFAGSGQISAEAYSLSVKRLLTYELDQTRFRNLHSLFRGLPNVQLFRKDATKHALKWEMGDEMAYIFYLDPPYTYWSETPARMKGMLEELYRFCVSTKKPFLILCQIPEHQTTKNIWVNVPYKIREYGSHFIIETGYEPIETREE, encoded by the coding sequence ATGAAAGGTCTTCGTGTCACACAAGGCAAGTGGAAAGGAAAAGAAATTCCATCTCCTCCAGATGTGTCAGGCCATCTCAACTTCACGAATAGCCTCGTTAAAAAAGCCATCTTTTCTCTTTTGGATTCTCGGTTGCTTTCCTGGGGTTTACGTTTTGATTCCGTATTGTTTTGTGATTATTTTGCTGGTAGTGGACAGATCTCGGCAGAGGCATATAGCCTATCTGTAAAACGGTTACTCACCTACGAACTGGACCAAACTCGGTTTCGTAATTTACATTCGCTCTTTCGTGGGCTTCCCAATGTTCAATTGTTTCGAAAAGATGCCACCAAACATGCATTAAAATGGGAAATGGGTGATGAGATGGCTTATATTTTTTACTTAGATCCACCATATACCTACTGGTCAGAAACTCCCGCAAGAATGAAAGGGATGTTGGAAGAATTATACCGATTCTGCGTCTCGACAAAAAAACCTTTTTTGATTTTATGTCAAATTCCCGAACACCAAACCACAAAAAACATCTGGGTGAATGTTCCTTATAAAATCAGAGAATACGGAAGTCATTTTATCATTGAAACAGGTTATGAACCAATCGAAACCCGAGAAGAGTGA
- the pbpC gene encoding penicillin-binding protein 1C, whose product MRKKWHFFYVFLFFVFFSFPILALPNYTEVKSNYKPSDVRLLDRKGEVIQRLRVRKEYRSEEWVEFSDFPKSLVEAVIHAEDKRFWEHKGIDGNAMVASLWTSLKGSSLRGASTITMQLVTILDHELQPKGRERKSLFQKIKQIHRATELESFWTKEEIFTAYLNLIYFRGELKGISSATQGLYRKSVTSLTPNESYLLAALIRSPQSSIETISKRVCALKWERDGVSSDCEEVKRFVRESLFRNTDYSQQPSHVPLFAKSVLEFGVPSGTKEQTINTSLSFFYQRKVEEILRRNIKTLENRNVKDGAVLVLENKTGKVLAYVSNIGKDSSVSQLDLIRTRRQVGSTLKPFVYALNFEQKKLTPNSILSDSPIGIPVHQGIYRPLNYDKSYKGNVTVRESLASSLNIPAIRALSFLDVNEFVSLLESLGIHGLQYPEFYGPSLALGAADISLLELTNAYRVFANGGMYSKVQWTRDEEIQNPKKIFSPQVSYFISDILSDREARSLGFGWDNFLSTSYYTSVKTGTSQDIRDNWCIGYSEHYTVGVWVGNPTGSPMLDVSGITGAAPVWRETMDLLQETLPSKLQPMIVDHSTIEIDSFSDLNSSKLNHIEKTKSFRILTPVSGSIFALDPDIPNGRQKILFTISSYDVSYSYHLNDVFLAKAGEPFLWEPKKGEYRLEIKDNNLKVVSLSLFEVR is encoded by the coding sequence ATGCGTAAGAAATGGCATTTCTTTTATGTATTTCTTTTTTTTGTCTTCTTTTCCTTTCCCATCCTTGCTCTTCCTAACTACACGGAGGTTAAATCTAATTACAAGCCATCTGACGTACGTTTGTTGGACAGAAAAGGGGAAGTAATTCAGAGGCTTCGAGTCAGAAAGGAATACCGTTCCGAAGAATGGGTGGAGTTTTCAGATTTTCCTAAGTCTCTTGTGGAAGCAGTCATCCATGCCGAAGACAAAAGATTTTGGGAACACAAGGGTATAGATGGAAATGCTATGGTTGCTTCCCTTTGGACAAGCCTCAAAGGTTCTTCCCTTCGTGGTGCCTCTACTATTACGATGCAATTGGTTACGATTCTCGATCATGAATTGCAACCCAAAGGAAGAGAAAGAAAATCTTTATTCCAGAAAATCAAACAGATCCATCGTGCAACTGAGTTAGAATCCTTTTGGACCAAAGAAGAAATTTTTACGGCGTATCTCAATTTAATTTATTTTCGAGGAGAATTGAAAGGCATTTCGTCAGCCACACAAGGATTGTATCGAAAGTCAGTCACTTCCCTCACACCGAATGAATCTTATTTGTTAGCGGCCCTCATTCGTTCTCCACAAAGTTCCATTGAAACGATCTCTAAACGTGTATGTGCACTCAAATGGGAAAGAGATGGTGTTTCTTCTGATTGTGAAGAAGTTAAACGATTTGTCCGCGAAAGTCTTTTTCGAAATACTGACTACTCACAACAACCATCCCATGTTCCACTATTTGCAAAATCAGTCTTAGAGTTTGGTGTTCCATCGGGAACCAAGGAACAAACTATCAATACTTCCCTTTCCTTTTTTTACCAAAGAAAGGTAGAAGAGATCTTGAGAAGAAACATCAAAACATTAGAAAATCGGAATGTGAAAGATGGGGCAGTGCTTGTTTTGGAAAACAAAACGGGAAAAGTGTTAGCGTATGTTTCCAACATTGGTAAGGATAGTTCTGTTTCACAGTTGGATTTAATACGAACCAGAAGGCAAGTGGGTTCCACTTTGAAACCTTTTGTGTATGCCTTGAATTTTGAGCAAAAAAAACTTACGCCCAATTCCATTCTTTCTGATTCACCCATCGGAATTCCTGTCCACCAAGGAATTTATCGGCCACTCAATTATGATAAATCCTATAAAGGCAATGTGACTGTAAGAGAGAGTTTGGCATCTTCTCTCAATATCCCTGCGATCCGGGCATTGTCTTTTTTAGATGTAAACGAATTTGTCTCTCTTTTGGAAAGTTTGGGAATTCATGGTTTGCAATATCCTGAATTTTATGGACCCTCACTTGCCCTCGGTGCCGCAGACATTAGTTTATTAGAACTTACCAATGCATATCGAGTGTTTGCCAATGGGGGAATGTATTCGAAAGTCCAATGGACACGGGATGAAGAAATACAAAACCCAAAAAAGATTTTTTCTCCCCAAGTGAGTTATTTCATTTCTGATATTCTTTCAGATAGAGAAGCAAGGTCGCTTGGATTTGGTTGGGATAATTTTTTATCCACATCTTACTACACTTCCGTTAAAACTGGAACGAGCCAAGATATAAGAGACAACTGGTGCATCGGTTATTCTGAACACTATACAGTCGGAGTTTGGGTCGGCAATCCTACAGGAAGTCCCATGTTAGATGTATCTGGGATCACAGGCGCCGCTCCTGTTTGGCGTGAAACCATGGACTTATTACAAGAAACTTTACCTTCGAAACTACAACCAATGATTGTGGACCATTCCACCATAGAAATCGATTCGTTTTCGGATCTAAATTCGTCTAAACTAAACCATATAGAAAAAACGAAATCGTTTCGAATTTTGACTCCAGTGAGTGGTAGTATTTTTGCTTTGGATCCAGATATTCCGAATGGTCGGCAAAAAATCCTCTTTACAATCAGTTCTTACGATGTTTCGTATTCTTATCATTTAAACGATGTATTTCTTGCGAAAGCAGGAGAACCTTTTCTCTGGGAACCAAAAAAAGGAGAGTATCGATTAGAAATTAAAGACAACAATCTTAAAGTAGTTTCCTTGTCTTTATTCGAAGTTCGATAA
- a CDS encoding acyl-CoA thioesterase: MSKPSKYKHKFIQQVVWGEMDAFGHVNNVTYVRYFESARADYFTKEGLWDSPLKPVQAGPVLTHLDMDYRKQVVFPATLEITLEVNSISSRAFSVICSMWNEEGECVLTGNASFVWFDFTTQKPSALPELFKTKFGNTNLV, encoded by the coding sequence ATGTCAAAGCCATCCAAATACAAACATAAATTCATTCAACAAGTCGTCTGGGGTGAGATGGATGCGTTTGGTCACGTGAATAATGTAACATATGTTCGTTATTTTGAATCAGCTCGAGCCGATTATTTTACTAAAGAAGGTCTTTGGGATTCGCCTTTAAAACCAGTTCAGGCAGGACCCGTTCTCACTCACTTGGACATGGACTATCGTAAACAAGTAGTTTTTCCTGCCACATTAGAAATCACACTGGAAGTAAATTCAATCTCTTCAAGGGCATTCTCAGTGATTTGTTCGATGTGGAATGAGGAAGGAGAATGTGTTCTAACAGGAAATGCTTCTTTTGTTTGGTTTGACTTCACCACGCAAAAACCGTCTGCATTACCTGAGTTATTTAAAACTAAATTTGGAAACACCAATTTGGTATGA
- a CDS encoding PP2C family protein-serine/threonine phosphatase: MKAQNIQKRFQLDDEVLKISRICLVVFSSFIGFGIFAPVDQLGLYDPKWIRIVHAFITFSFFIATYWVDWVRKNIQSIMLIFFYTMSAHSLILLYWNSLYIGYLVGMILVLSCIGVSFVDRRSLVSYLGTVTSFGILVGIYTKEHQVDLSLYLSAIITPALVSYLTLNIRLSSVEKLRVSESQLKKFQDRMLNELELANETQSNLVTTDWPKKKGIKIHSFFRSFDQVGGDAISYLEREDGKMALFFADVSGHGIASAMVSAMAILAFKIHGNSIQPSECLKSIHDDLQTLVPNNHISACVIYVDLETKDIKYSIAGHPPIIHITQEKGPKFLEGMGTLIVSFLKPQLKNYQLSLEAGDRVLLYSDGILEVFDESGNMFGEEHLFDSIKNHSDKKGDEFLNAIYEDSMSFSAKRISDDMSMLLLEIQ; the protein is encoded by the coding sequence ATGAAAGCACAAAACATTCAAAAACGTTTTCAACTAGATGATGAGGTTCTTAAAATCTCACGAATTTGTCTTGTAGTCTTTTCTAGTTTTATCGGTTTTGGGATTTTTGCACCCGTAGATCAACTTGGGTTATACGATCCAAAATGGATACGAATCGTTCATGCTTTTATCACATTCAGTTTTTTTATTGCTACGTATTGGGTAGATTGGGTTCGAAAAAACATTCAATCCATAATGTTGATTTTCTTTTATACAATGAGTGCCCATTCTCTCATTTTATTGTATTGGAATTCGTTATACATAGGTTACTTGGTAGGAATGATCTTGGTGCTTTCTTGTATTGGAGTAAGTTTTGTCGATAGAAGATCACTCGTTTCCTATCTTGGCACTGTTACATCATTTGGAATTTTAGTAGGAATATATACGAAAGAACATCAAGTGGATTTGTCATTGTATCTTTCTGCCATCATCACACCAGCTTTAGTATCCTATTTAACGCTCAATATACGACTTAGCTCTGTTGAGAAATTGAGAGTATCAGAATCGCAACTCAAAAAATTTCAAGATCGAATGTTAAATGAATTGGAATTGGCTAACGAAACACAATCCAATTTGGTCACAACCGATTGGCCAAAAAAGAAAGGGATTAAAATTCATTCTTTTTTTCGTTCATTTGACCAAGTGGGTGGGGATGCCATTAGTTATTTGGAACGAGAAGATGGTAAGATGGCTTTGTTTTTTGCGGATGTATCTGGTCATGGAATCGCATCTGCTATGGTCTCCGCAATGGCCATCCTTGCATTTAAAATTCATGGAAACAGTATCCAACCTTCCGAATGTTTAAAATCAATTCATGATGATTTACAAACTTTGGTACCCAATAACCATATCAGTGCTTGCGTGATTTATGTTGATTTAGAAACAAAAGACATCAAGTATTCTATAGCAGGTCATCCTCCTATCATCCACATAACTCAGGAGAAAGGCCCTAAATTTTTGGAAGGAATGGGAACTCTGATTGTTTCCTTTTTGAAACCGCAGTTAAAAAACTACCAACTGTCTTTGGAAGCTGGTGATCGTGTTTTGTTGTATTCTGATGGAATTTTGGAAGTTTTCGATGAATCTGGCAATATGTTCGGTGAGGAACATTTGTTTGATTCCATTAAAAATCATTCTGACAAAAAAGGTGATGAATTTTTAAATGCTATTTATGAAGACTCTATGTCCTTTTCGGCAAAACGGATTTCGGATGATATGAGTATGTTATTATTGGAAATACAATGA
- a CDS encoding LptF/LptG family permease, which translates to MNLILAPFLWFKREFIPFRTLDRYLFFDFFKTFLGTLIMLTSMIVIYKFTDVMKYLVSSKVNQSHVYLHVLYSLPSMVDQVVAPALMFSVCFVIGQFSVNKELVAMMVAGVSFIRIITPILFFGIVIWLLMTLFGQTVVIPANKTAQIEFSIMAKGSNRLIDFVYQLHIKGKKGFYYVYWIDEKENTVKGGFNYIEITPDGFPTYTVSSQKAKFIPNPHSWVLYDAEEVRFNENLELVSRTKYAEKTYDFPEDLAYFSKPVRNPEEMNFFELADEIESRITKGIPYRNVIVQQHMAFAMPLMSFVVVTLGALAGAITKRSAGVASLGLTIAVVLLYYILNSTAKTLAENGALPIWIGMWVTPVLFTSAAYYLYRKMNI; encoded by the coding sequence ATGAACCTTATTTTAGCTCCGTTTCTCTGGTTCAAAAGAGAGTTTATCCCATTTCGAACGTTAGACAGGTATTTATTTTTCGATTTTTTTAAAACATTCCTTGGCACACTCATCATGCTCACTTCGATGATTGTGATTTATAAATTTACAGATGTGATGAAATATCTTGTTTCATCGAAAGTAAACCAATCGCATGTATATTTACACGTTTTGTATTCTTTACCTTCCATGGTGGACCAAGTTGTTGCACCAGCGTTAATGTTCTCTGTTTGTTTTGTCATAGGTCAGTTTAGCGTTAACAAGGAACTGGTGGCAATGATGGTTGCTGGTGTATCTTTCATAAGAATCATCACACCAATTTTATTTTTTGGAATTGTAATATGGTTACTAATGACTCTTTTTGGTCAGACAGTAGTCATTCCTGCCAATAAAACAGCTCAGATTGAATTTAGTATCATGGCAAAGGGTTCCAATCGTTTGATCGATTTTGTTTACCAACTACATATCAAAGGTAAAAAAGGTTTCTATTACGTCTATTGGATTGATGAAAAGGAAAATACCGTAAAAGGCGGGTTTAATTACATTGAAATCACTCCGGATGGTTTTCCTACTTACACAGTTTCTTCCCAAAAGGCAAAATTCATTCCCAATCCACATAGTTGGGTGTTATATGATGCAGAAGAAGTAAGATTTAATGAAAATTTGGAACTTGTTTCGAGAACCAAATATGCCGAGAAAACATATGATTTCCCAGAAGACTTAGCGTATTTTTCAAAGCCAGTACGCAATCCAGAAGAAATGAATTTTTTTGAACTCGCTGATGAAATTGAATCTCGCATCACGAAAGGAATTCCCTATCGAAATGTGATTGTGCAACAACATATGGCGTTTGCGATGCCTCTTATGTCATTTGTGGTAGTTACGCTTGGGGCACTTGCGGGAGCAATCACCAAACGATCCGCAGGTGTAGCAAGTCTTGGGTTAACGATTGCGGTAGTATTACTATATTATATTTTAAATTCTACCGCAAAAACATTGGCGGAAAATGGTGCACTACCCATTTGGATTGGAATGTGGGTGACTCCTGTTTTATTCACCTCTGCGGCCTATTATTTATACCGAAAGATGAATATTTAG
- a CDS encoding FAD-dependent oxidoreductase — translation MVAKKTKSLPNIKVPKTEKVEAWGMSSFSMSPVFRPETEEEIKELFVWANQTGTKVALRGGGCSYGDASTNTDGIVLDLTRFNKVLDFNLKTGVMTVQSGARIKDLWETGIENGFWPPVVSGTMMPTLGGALSMNIHGKNNFKVGTIGEHIKEFTFLTAKGDILVCSPKKNADLFYSAISGFGMLGCFLTVQIKMKPIYSGKMKIDPVYVRNFDELFDYFEEHYKTADYLVGWIDAFASGKSLGRGQIHKATNLKEGEDPDFPGNCLLERQHLPSRLFYVIPKKWMWILMRPFSFNFGMRMINLAKCIASILVNNKAYYQGHAEYAFLLDYVPNWKFVYKPGAMIQYQVFIPKENAKQAFREIFTKCQERGIVNYLSVFKKHKPDPFLLTHAVDGFSMAMDFPVTKSNREKLWSLCHELDEIVLKHKGRFYFAKDSTLRKRVMESYFPKENLKKFYSLKKKYDPKGILQTDLYKRVFLTENE, via the coding sequence ATGGTAGCTAAAAAAACAAAATCCCTTCCCAATATTAAAGTCCCGAAAACTGAAAAGGTGGAAGCATGGGGAATGAGTTCCTTTTCCATGTCTCCCGTATTTCGACCTGAAACAGAAGAAGAGATCAAAGAACTTTTTGTTTGGGCCAACCAAACTGGCACCAAAGTTGCGTTACGTGGTGGTGGATGTAGTTATGGTGATGCTTCTACCAACACTGATGGGATTGTTTTAGATTTAACTCGTTTTAACAAGGTATTAGATTTTAATTTAAAAACGGGTGTTATGACGGTCCAATCTGGAGCTCGTATCAAAGACCTTTGGGAAACTGGAATTGAAAATGGATTTTGGCCACCTGTGGTTTCCGGAACAATGATGCCGACCCTTGGTGGTGCCCTCTCCATGAACATTCATGGAAAAAACAATTTCAAAGTGGGAACGATTGGGGAGCACATCAAAGAATTTACCTTCTTAACCGCAAAAGGTGATATTTTAGTTTGTTCTCCTAAAAAAAATGCGGATCTGTTTTATTCAGCAATTTCCGGCTTTGGAATGTTAGGTTGCTTTTTGACAGTGCAAATCAAAATGAAACCGATCTATTCTGGAAAGATGAAAATTGATCCAGTGTATGTGCGTAACTTTGATGAGTTATTTGATTACTTTGAAGAACATTACAAAACGGCAGATTATTTGGTGGGTTGGATAGATGCCTTTGCTTCTGGAAAATCTCTTGGTCGCGGTCAAATCCACAAAGCAACCAATTTGAAAGAAGGTGAGGATCCAGACTTTCCTGGAAATTGTTTATTAGAAAGACAACACCTCCCTTCCCGTTTGTTCTACGTGATTCCTAAAAAATGGATGTGGATCCTAATGCGTCCTTTCAGTTTCAATTTTGGAATGCGTATGATCAATTTAGCTAAATGTATCGCCAGTATTTTGGTGAACAACAAGGCTTATTACCAAGGGCATGCAGAATATGCGTTTTTACTAGACTATGTTCCCAATTGGAAGTTCGTTTACAAACCTGGAGCCATGATCCAATACCAAGTGTTCATTCCCAAAGAAAACGCCAAACAAGCATTTCGTGAAATATTCACCAAATGTCAGGAACGTGGAATTGTGAATTACTTGTCTGTTTTTAAAAAACACAAACCAGATCCATTCCTACTCACGCATGCGGTGGATGGATTTTCTATGGCAATGGACTTTCCCGTTACCAAAAGTAACCGTGAAAAACTTTGGTCCCTATGTCACGAACTTGATGAGATTGTCTTAAAACACAAAGGAAGATTTTATTTTGCGAAAGATTCCACTCTTCGCAAACGAGTGATGGAGTCTTATTTCCCGAAAGAAAACTTAAAGAAGTTTTACTCATTAAAGAAAAAGTATGATCCGAAAGGAATTTTACAAACGGATTTGTATAAAAGAGTGTTTTTAACAGAAAACGAATAA